In Spirochaetota bacterium, the following are encoded in one genomic region:
- a CDS encoding carboxyl transferase domain-containing protein, whose protein sequence is MMGERMNNAIQRLQEIHENNLIGGGIKHVERQHSRNKLMARERIDCLLDPGTFKEIGSCVNTTGHRMDGRKADAPCDGGIIGTGLVDGRKVAVYASDFTVIGGSLGVQHIQKCAELIIMAANWGIPMVWLLDSSGGRLGYQDVMMSHIDWYFCLISRYSGLIPQINVLMGPCIAGQAYAPTLCEFLLMSRETANLWLAGPRQAKAATSEQFDKEVGNADYHMVHSGTCDVVGANDRETIEKTRALLSYLPSNYREKPPVKETSDDPNREVSDLIKIVPDNFDEKYNMHEVIKLLVDDGEYYEIKDEYAKNIITCFCRMGGQVVGLVANNPIEPGSILEINSCDKYYRFLQVLNAYNIPLVNLVDTPPFVPGEDQESIGLLRHFGKILDVYSNATIPKISIILREAYSDAGSLIMGGTKAMGVDLCYAWPITRFAVEASEIDYRGVYGKGIEDDAYEGYLNRSREKVDVFDLGSTYTSQVIDEIINPKDTRKKIIEALTITNDKHEQLPKRAKMHGTPPT, encoded by the coding sequence ATGATGGGCGAAAGAATGAACAATGCGATTCAGAGATTACAAGAAATTCATGAGAATAACCTAATTGGTGGTGGGATTAAACATGTGGAGAGACAACACAGTCGAAATAAATTAATGGCACGTGAGAGAATTGACTGCTTGCTTGATCCAGGAACCTTTAAGGAAATCGGCTCTTGTGTCAATACTACCGGTCACAGAATGGACGGCAGAAAGGCTGATGCTCCATGCGATGGAGGTATAATAGGCACGGGTTTGGTTGATGGCAGAAAGGTGGCAGTTTATGCCAGTGATTTTACTGTAATCGGGGGATCTCTGGGTGTGCAGCATATTCAGAAGTGCGCTGAATTAATAATTATGGCAGCTAACTGGGGTATCCCAATGGTTTGGCTGCTCGATTCATCAGGAGGAAGACTAGGGTATCAGGATGTTATGATGTCACATATTGACTGGTACTTCTGTCTAATATCACGATATTCCGGGTTGATACCTCAGATAAATGTATTGATGGGACCCTGTATAGCTGGTCAGGCTTATGCTCCTACCCTGTGCGAATTCCTTTTAATGAGCAGGGAGACAGCCAATCTTTGGCTTGCTGGTCCAAGACAGGCCAAGGCGGCTACATCAGAACAATTTGATAAAGAAGTGGGCAATGCGGATTATCATATGGTCCATAGCGGCACCTGTGATGTGGTGGGCGCCAATGATAGGGAGACAATTGAAAAGACACGTGCTTTGCTTAGCTATCTGCCTTCAAATTATAGGGAAAAACCGCCGGTCAAGGAAACATCTGATGATCCAAACCGCGAGGTCAGTGATCTTATCAAGATCGTGCCGGATAATTTTGATGAAAAATATAACATGCATGAAGTGATTAAATTGTTGGTGGATGATGGTGAATACTATGAAATTAAGGATGAATATGCAAAAAATATCATCACCTGCTTTTGTAGGATGGGCGGCCAGGTTGTGGGTCTTGTGGCAAACAATCCAATAGAGCCGGGCAGCATACTGGAAATAAATTCATGCGATAAATACTATCGTTTCTTACAGGTATTGAATGCCTATAATATCCCCCTCGTAAATCTGGTTGATACGCCACCCTTTGTGCCGGGTGAAGATCAGGAATCCATTGGACTCTTAAGGCACTTTGGCAAGATTTTGGATGTATATTCTAATGCTACCATACCCAAAATCAGCATTATTTTAAGGGAGGCCTATTCTGATGCCGGTAGCCTAATTATGGGTGGTACAAAGGCCATGGGAGTGGATTTGTGCTATGCATGGCCTATTACGCGTTTTGCTGTTGAGGCATCTGAAATCGATTACAGGGGGGTATACGGAAAGGGTATAGAGGATGATGCTTATGAGGGATACCTTAATCGATCAAGAGAGAAGGTGGACGTCTTTGATCTCGGTAGTACATATACATCTCAAGTAATTGATGAAATAATCAATCCAAAGGACACCAGGAAAAAGATTATAGAGGCTCTCACGATTACAAATGATAAGCATGAGCAATTACCTAAGAGGGCAAAGATGCATGGGACACCCCCAACATAG